In bacterium, one genomic interval encodes:
- a CDS encoding PD40 domain-containing protein, with translation MRKIFILAVVLFAALAGSVLGQETAFGKNKVQYKNFEWFYIQSRHFDIHYYENAYPTAKFTAAVLESSYVEISKELNYHIQRRVPVFLYNSHSDFQQTNIYPALIPEGVGGFTEAFKNRIVIPFTGSYEDLRHVLHHELTHAVVYDLVYGNLLGSIISRQRLFDVPLWFAEGYAEYSSRHGWDYFSDMFVRDATINGYLAPPDYLGGFLAYKQGQAMVKYIADKYGEEKLGEILQKGRVHLTMAKAIKSALNIEEQDFWEDFSKEMKRRYWPQIAQRKEADEIATQLTKAREDGSYFNEQPTYSPEGDKIAIFSDKSDATEIVLIAPADGRVLDRLIKGERSADLESLHSFVSGMSFSPDGRKIVFVAKSKGKDALMFLDVRKKKIYKRERLDFYNVISPAWSPDGKSVAFSALDGYKRDLYLYDIETGAIKQLTDDRFDDGYPSWFPNSQGLVYQSDRPHPSTPVLDPMGHPYIQSGAFKPGDFAYGDYNLFKLELSNNQISPIDVGPGANRNPKVSPDGSMVAFVSNRNGIDNLYIGYLDSVKYYAVTDILTGVQTLSWSPDGKRIAFSAFFNGAFDIFTLKDMVPAGDNGVLSPTDFVLGKYNLLDSSGVAIASKSPKEPKDVQAGHMQTADTAPIQAAADSTTPSDSLLALDSLKAATDTLAAVTPDSALPTAGDTLAAVMPDSTLAATSDTLASTDKPKADSSGIVGDEYVYVSSRKRDPLDSLFDDIRTDDTSGGSYRDEMPLEPAVFDSVQGILPSGEYAINKYKVKFTPDYVGGGFAYDTFFGLRGQSYFVFSDYLGNHQIYLATDLVNTIDQSNVQAYYFNNTKRLNWGGGIFHTKNYYLDNYDYLFSDRFYGFQAFLARPFSTFSRVDLIAAQYFIDRRYYDLDDPRFGDNRSSKVTTGTLSYVTDNVLWGMTGPVTGRRTKVSLSAGINLFDASDIEYYSLEADYRKYWHLGKQFSFAFRVAGGGSTGNTPKQYFLGGTTNWIGNRTLDAKVYDVENLYFSDVVTPLRGVEYYDLSGNRFGLVNMEFRFPMIQYFVMRFPLPIVIANVSGAIFSDIGSAWYDSRFKGGTTSEGRNRLQDIKSGFGFGMRANLFNFVLLRYDVAWQTDFYDVSEKAKHYFSFGADF, from the coding sequence ATGAGGAAAATCTTCATATTGGCGGTCGTTCTGTTTGCCGCCCTGGCTGGATCGGTCCTGGGACAGGAAACCGCTTTCGGCAAAAACAAGGTCCAGTACAAGAATTTCGAGTGGTTTTACATCCAGTCCCGCCACTTCGACATTCACTATTACGAAAATGCCTACCCAACCGCCAAGTTTACCGCGGCGGTCCTGGAATCATCGTATGTTGAGATCAGCAAGGAGCTGAATTATCATATTCAGCGCCGCGTCCCGGTCTTCCTCTACAATTCGCACAGTGATTTTCAGCAGACCAATATCTACCCGGCCCTGATCCCCGAAGGGGTCGGCGGCTTCACCGAGGCATTTAAAAATCGAATAGTCATCCCCTTCACCGGGTCATACGAGGATCTTCGTCACGTACTGCATCATGAGTTGACCCATGCGGTGGTTTACGATCTGGTCTACGGCAATCTGCTCGGCTCGATCATTTCGCGGCAACGGCTGTTTGACGTCCCGCTCTGGTTTGCCGAAGGATATGCTGAATACTCCTCCCGTCACGGCTGGGACTATTTCTCCGACATGTTTGTTCGTGATGCCACCATCAATGGCTATCTCGCTCCGCCCGATTATCTGGGTGGGTTCCTGGCCTATAAGCAGGGACAGGCGATGGTCAAATATATCGCTGACAAGTACGGCGAGGAGAAGCTCGGAGAGATATTGCAAAAGGGGCGTGTCCACCTGACGATGGCGAAAGCGATCAAGTCGGCGCTTAATATTGAGGAGCAGGATTTCTGGGAGGATTTCTCCAAAGAGATGAAACGTCGATACTGGCCACAGATCGCACAGCGCAAGGAAGCCGACGAAATCGCCACTCAGTTGACCAAGGCTCGCGAAGACGGATCCTACTTCAATGAACAGCCAACCTATTCCCCTGAAGGGGACAAAATAGCGATCTTCAGCGACAAGTCGGATGCGACAGAGATCGTATTGATCGCGCCGGCGGATGGCCGCGTGCTGGACCGCCTCATCAAAGGTGAGCGTTCGGCCGACCTGGAATCGCTTCATTCATTTGTTTCCGGCATGTCCTTCTCCCCTGATGGTCGTAAGATCGTGTTTGTGGCGAAGTCCAAAGGGAAAGATGCCCTGATGTTTCTGGACGTCCGCAAGAAGAAGATTTACAAGCGCGAACGGCTCGATTTCTACAACGTCATCTCTCCGGCTTGGTCGCCGGACGGGAAGTCAGTCGCTTTTTCGGCACTCGATGGCTACAAGCGAGACCTCTACCTGTACGACATTGAGACCGGCGCCATTAAGCAGTTAACTGATGATCGTTTTGACGATGGATACCCGAGCTGGTTCCCGAACTCACAGGGGTTGGTTTACCAGTCGGACCGTCCGCATCCATCAACGCCGGTACTCGATCCGATGGGCCACCCATATATCCAGAGTGGCGCTTTTAAGCCGGGTGATTTCGCGTATGGCGACTATAACCTGTTCAAGCTGGAGCTGTCGAATAACCAGATCTCGCCTATCGATGTCGGCCCCGGCGCCAACCGGAATCCTAAGGTCTCGCCCGACGGAAGCATGGTGGCGTTTGTATCCAATCGAAACGGGATCGACAACCTCTATATCGGCTATCTTGACAGCGTCAAATATTACGCGGTGACCGACATCCTGACCGGCGTGCAGACACTCTCCTGGTCACCGGATGGCAAGCGGATCGCGTTTTCAGCCTTCTTTAACGGCGCGTTTGATATTTTCACATTGAAGGATATGGTGCCGGCGGGAGATAACGGCGTCCTCTCCCCGACCGATTTCGTGCTGGGGAAATATAACCTGCTGGATTCTTCCGGCGTCGCGATAGCATCCAAGAGCCCCAAAGAGCCAAAGGATGTTCAGGCTGGGCATATGCAGACGGCTGATACGGCGCCCATTCAGGCTGCTGCAGACTCAACCACACCGAGTGACAGCTTACTGGCGCTCGATTCGCTGAAAGCGGCCACTGATACTTTGGCGGCCGTTACTCCGGACAGCGCGCTTCCGACCGCAGGCGATACGCTGGCGGCTGTCATGCCCGACAGCACCCTTGCAGCCACAAGCGATACACTGGCCTCGACGGACAAACCAAAGGCGGATTCATCTGGCATTGTTGGGGACGAGTATGTGTATGTCAGCAGCCGTAAGCGTGACCCGCTGGATTCGCTTTTCGACGACATTCGAACCGATGACACATCCGGCGGCAGCTATCGCGATGAAATGCCCCTCGAGCCGGCTGTTTTCGATTCTGTGCAAGGGATCCTGCCAAGCGGTGAGTATGCGATCAACAAGTATAAGGTGAAGTTCACGCCGGACTATGTCGGTGGCGGATTTGCCTATGACACCTTCTTCGGGTTGCGCGGCCAGTCCTATTTCGTCTTTTCCGACTATCTGGGGAATCACCAGATATATCTGGCGACCGACCTGGTCAATACGATCGACCAGTCCAATGTGCAGGCGTACTATTTCAATAATACCAAGCGGCTCAATTGGGGCGGCGGAATTTTCCATACCAAAAACTACTACCTGGACAATTACGACTATCTCTTTTCCGATCGATTTTATGGATTCCAGGCGTTTCTGGCTCGGCCATTCTCGACCTTTAGTCGCGTTGACTTGATCGCGGCCCAGTACTTTATCGATCGCCGCTATTATGATCTGGATGACCCGCGTTTCGGGGATAACCGGAGTTCCAAGGTGACGACCGGAACTCTTTCCTATGTCACCGACAATGTGTTGTGGGGAATGACCGGACCGGTGACCGGACGCCGCACCAAGGTTTCGCTGTCAGCCGGGATCAATCTGTTCGATGCCAGCGATATCGAGTACTACTCCCTTGAGGCCGACTACCGGAAGTACTGGCATCTGGGAAAGCAGTTCAGCTTCGCCTTCCGTGTAGCGGGCGGTGGATCAACCGGGAATACGCCCAAGCAGTATTTCCTGGGCGGCACCACCAACTGGATCGGGAATCGGACGTTGGACGCAAAGGTATACGATGTCGAGAATCTCTATTTTTCGGATGTCGTGACACCGTTGCGCGGTGTCGAATATTACGATCTGAGCGGCAACCGGTTTGGACTGGTCAATATGGAATTCCGTTTCCCGATGATCCAGTATTTCGTGATGCGCTTCCCTCTCCCGATCGTCATTGCCAATGTCTCAGGCGCGATCTTCAGCGATATCGGGTCGGCCTGGTATGACAGTCGCTTCAAGGGGGGGACAACCAGCGAAGGACGGAATCGTTTGCAGGATATCAAGTCCGGATTCGGGTTTGGGATGCGGGCGAACCTGTTTAATTTCGTGCTCTTGCGCTACGATGTCGCCTGGCAGACCGATTTCTATGATGTATCGGAGAAGGCCAAACATTACTTCTCGTTTGGCGCGGACTTCTGA
- the murA gene encoding UDP-N-acetylglucosamine 1-carboxyvinyltransferase, protein MDSFVIQGPNKVEGTIKADGSKNAALPIIAGALLISKGESVIRNVPPLRDIYTLIEMMKFLGAKVTYDAKAEVMTVDAATITEVTAPYDLMRQMRASFLVLGPILARMGEARVSLPGGCSLGARPVDFHIKGFAGLGAKISEKAGYIIAEGKPLHGGSIYFDRPSHTGTENMLYAAIFAQNPTIITNAACDPEIVDVANFLNKAGAKIHGVGTPTVIIEPVKELTAVEHTVSGDRLVAGTYLYGAAITGGRVEVSGVPSADLTMVNFKLQEMGCEVVTKIDSISVKAPKRLSPVSLTTFPFPGYPTDLQACAMAAATVAQGTSHIKETVFVDRFSHTMEMRRLGADIQVSASEAIINGVDELHGAEVMAPDIRAGAGLVLACLAAHGPSKILRIYHVDRGYWRLEEKLASLGVDIRREKD, encoded by the coding sequence ATGGATAGTTTTGTCATACAAGGGCCGAACAAAGTCGAAGGAACGATCAAGGCCGATGGTTCCAAAAACGCCGCTCTGCCGATCATTGCCGGTGCGTTGCTCATCAGCAAAGGGGAAAGCGTTATCCGCAATGTCCCGCCGCTTCGGGATATCTACACCCTGATCGAGATGATGAAATTCCTTGGCGCCAAAGTAACCTACGACGCCAAAGCCGAAGTGATGACGGTGGACGCCGCCACTATCACCGAAGTCACCGCGCCATACGACCTGATGCGGCAGATGCGCGCATCGTTCCTGGTGCTGGGCCCGATCCTTGCCCGAATGGGTGAGGCTCGCGTATCGCTTCCCGGCGGCTGTTCGCTGGGTGCTCGTCCTGTTGACTTCCATATCAAGGGGTTTGCGGGGCTGGGAGCCAAGATCAGCGAAAAGGCAGGATATATCATTGCCGAAGGAAAACCGCTGCACGGCGGGTCAATCTACTTTGATCGCCCCTCACACACCGGCACGGAAAACATGCTGTATGCGGCGATCTTCGCACAAAATCCGACGATCATCACCAACGCTGCCTGTGACCCGGAGATTGTCGATGTCGCGAATTTCCTGAACAAGGCGGGCGCCAAGATCCATGGAGTCGGTACTCCGACAGTGATCATCGAGCCGGTCAAAGAACTAACGGCCGTGGAACATACGGTCTCCGGAGATCGATTAGTGGCCGGGACCTACCTGTATGGAGCCGCCATCACCGGCGGGCGCGTGGAGGTTTCGGGGGTTCCCTCGGCTGATCTGACGATGGTCAATTTTAAGCTGCAGGAGATGGGGTGCGAAGTTGTTACAAAAATTGACAGTATTTCGGTGAAGGCACCCAAGCGTTTATCACCGGTTAGCCTGACTACCTTCCCTTTCCCTGGGTATCCGACTGATCTGCAGGCCTGCGCAATGGCAGCCGCGACAGTAGCTCAGGGAACTTCCCATATCAAAGAGACTGTTTTCGTAGATAGGTTCTCCCATACCATGGAGATGCGCCGCCTCGGGGCAGATATACAGGTTTCGGCGTCTGAGGCGATCATCAATGGCGTAGATGAATTGCATGGCGCAGAGGTAATGGCGCCGGATATTCGCGCCGGGGCCGGGCTGGTATTGGCCTGTCTGGCTGCCCATGGACCATCGAAGATCCTGCGTATATACCATGTAGACCGAGGGTACTGGCGCTTGGAAGAGAAGTTAGCCTCCCTCGGTGTCGATATAAGACGAGAGAAGGACTAG
- a CDS encoding DUF4416 family protein: MARIQKPAPGRLVVSVLHSSRDALADALRQLERRFGRVHAETVDIPHSTGREYAEEMGTDLQRRFFSFERLVPREGLVDIKSACHKLESQLGDQVHDFTFRTVNLDPGVLTPSNLVMSSHKDGGHKIYLGDGVFSEVTLIWSRGQFCRLPWTNLDYCHDDAIDFFLRVRSSLDPIEETADVESGRKVG, from the coding sequence ATGGCACGCATACAAAAACCAGCTCCAGGGCGCCTCGTCGTCTCAGTCTTGCACTCATCGCGTGACGCACTTGCCGATGCACTCCGTCAATTGGAGCGTCGGTTTGGACGGGTCCATGCGGAGACAGTGGATATTCCTCATTCGACCGGGCGCGAATATGCCGAGGAGATGGGGACCGATCTGCAGCGTCGGTTTTTCTCCTTCGAGCGGCTGGTACCTCGCGAAGGTTTGGTTGATATCAAATCCGCCTGCCATAAGCTGGAATCGCAACTTGGCGACCAGGTACATGATTTCACTTTCCGAACGGTCAATCTCGACCCCGGCGTGCTCACCCCCTCCAACCTGGTGATGTCCTCGCATAAGGACGGTGGTCATAAGATATATCTGGGCGATGGGGTCTTTTCCGAGGTTACGCTGATCTGGTCTCGCGGCCAGTTCTGTCGTCTCCCCTGGACCAATCTCGACTATTGCCATGATGATGCGATAGACTTTTTCCTGCGCGTCCGTTCGAGCCTCGATCCGATTGAAGAGACCGCTGATGTCGAGAGTGGCCGCAAAGTCGGTTAG
- a CDS encoding GNAT family N-acetyltransferase has protein sequence MLPDILGPRVKLRPLRRSDAPSLYKYARNREISRWTYVPHPYRPEHAEQFLDVVRLWSRKKIATHFGIVWRESDEVIGVVGLFDIDQRNKRTEIGYWLGLKYRGMGVATEAVSLTVKYCFETLKLHRVYAHVFIGNTASERLLLNLGFKFEGLERESRRRRGRWMDTKLYAVLKNEFHMPRQLPAQSHLRDNVKK, from the coding sequence ATGCTGCCAGACATTCTAGGCCCGAGAGTGAAACTTCGGCCACTGCGAAGATCCGATGCTCCGTCACTCTACAAATACGCGCGGAATCGGGAGATCAGCCGATGGACGTATGTCCCTCACCCGTACCGTCCCGAACATGCCGAGCAATTCCTCGACGTGGTTCGCCTTTGGAGTCGCAAAAAGATCGCGACCCATTTCGGCATCGTCTGGCGGGAATCGGACGAGGTGATCGGAGTGGTCGGATTATTCGATATTGATCAGCGTAATAAACGGACGGAAATCGGTTACTGGCTCGGCTTGAAGTATCGGGGCATGGGAGTCGCCACCGAAGCGGTCAGTCTGACGGTCAAATATTGTTTCGAGACACTCAAATTGCACCGCGTGTACGCGCATGTCTTCATCGGCAATACCGCATCAGAGCGATTGCTCCTTAATCTTGGATTCAAGTTTGAAGGGTTGGAGAGAGAAAGTCGCCGTCGACGAGGACGCTGGATGGATACGAAGCTTTATGCGGTACTCAAGAATGAGTTTCATATGCCGCGCCAACTCCCCGCGCAGTCACATTTGCGCGACAATGTGAAGAAATGA
- the hutU gene encoding urocanate hydratase: protein MKIPTVRAARGLTLSCKGWHQEAALRMLNNNLDPEVAEKPQELIIYGGSGKAARNWDSYHAIVKSLKSLDDDETLLVQSGKPVGIFRTHEYAPRVLIANSHLVPRWATWEKFRALDKLGLMMYGQMTAGSWIYIGTQGILQGTYETFAAVADKHFNGDLTGKWILTGGMGGMGGAQPLAGVFNNAVTLVVEADEARINRRLKIGYCDLKVKDLDKALKLVKESTRAGNAVSIGLVGNCAEIFPEIYRRGILPDIVTDQTSAHDELNGYIPEGLTVAEATRLREKDPKGYMARAYESMVKHCDAMVKFQKAGSIVFDYGNNLRGQAEIGGLKTAFAFPGFVPAYIRPLFCEGKGPFRWVALSGKPEDIHVTDKIIQTKFGYNKPLVRWINKAHDSVPFQGLPSRVCWLGYGERAEFGDIINTYIKQGKISAPVVIGRDHLDCGSVASPNRETEGMADGSDAIADWPLLNGLLNTASGASWVSIHHGGGVGIGNSIHAGMVIVADGSKEMKTRLNRVLTNDPGTGVMRHADAGYRDAIVQAKKHKIKIPMMK, encoded by the coding sequence ATGAAGATACCTACTGTTCGGGCAGCCCGCGGTCTTACCCTCTCCTGCAAAGGATGGCATCAGGAAGCCGCCCTGCGCATGCTCAACAACAATCTCGACCCCGAGGTGGCCGAAAAACCCCAGGAACTGATCATCTACGGCGGTTCCGGTAAAGCGGCCCGCAATTGGGACAGCTACCACGCTATCGTCAAATCGCTGAAATCGCTCGATGATGACGAAACGCTATTGGTCCAGTCCGGCAAACCGGTCGGGATCTTCCGCACCCACGAATATGCCCCCCGCGTATTGATCGCCAACTCCCACCTGGTCCCACGTTGGGCCACCTGGGAGAAGTTTCGCGCCCTCGACAAACTGGGCCTGATGATGTATGGCCAGATGACCGCGGGAAGCTGGATATACATCGGCACCCAGGGGATCCTCCAGGGGACCTACGAGACCTTTGCCGCTGTCGCTGACAAACATTTCAATGGCGACCTGACCGGCAAATGGATCCTGACTGGCGGCATGGGAGGAATGGGTGGCGCCCAGCCACTGGCTGGTGTCTTCAACAACGCCGTAACTTTGGTTGTAGAGGCCGACGAGGCCCGTATCAACCGGCGCCTCAAAATCGGCTACTGCGACCTCAAAGTTAAAGATCTCGACAAAGCACTCAAACTGGTCAAAGAGTCGACTCGCGCCGGCAATGCCGTGTCGATCGGCCTGGTCGGCAACTGTGCCGAGATATTCCCGGAGATCTACCGCCGTGGCATCCTCCCCGATATCGTCACCGACCAGACCTCTGCTCATGATGAACTGAATGGATATATCCCCGAAGGACTGACAGTCGCCGAGGCAACTCGCCTTCGTGAAAAGGACCCAAAAGGGTATATGGCCCGCGCCTATGAGTCGATGGTCAAGCACTGCGACGCTATGGTCAAATTCCAGAAGGCTGGCTCGATCGTTTTTGACTACGGCAATAATCTCCGCGGTCAGGCCGAGATCGGCGGCCTCAAAACAGCCTTCGCATTCCCCGGCTTTGTTCCGGCCTACATCCGTCCGCTTTTCTGCGAAGGGAAGGGGCCGTTCCGCTGGGTTGCACTCTCCGGCAAACCGGAAGATATCCATGTCACCGATAAGATCATTCAGACCAAATTCGGCTATAACAAGCCGCTGGTCCGTTGGATCAACAAAGCGCATGACTCTGTCCCATTCCAGGGGCTCCCGTCGCGCGTCTGCTGGCTGGGGTATGGTGAACGCGCCGAATTCGGCGACATAATCAACACTTACATCAAGCAAGGGAAGATCTCCGCACCGGTTGTGATCGGACGTGACCACCTTGATTGTGGCTCGGTCGCCTCGCCAAATCGCGAGACCGAGGGCATGGCCGATGGATCCGATGCAATCGCCGATTGGCCGCTGTTGAATGGCCTGCTCAATACCGCCTCCGGCGCAAGTTGGGTCTCTATCCATCATGGTGGTGGGGTCGGAATTGGCAACTCCATCCATGCCGGTATGGTGATTGTGGCGGATGGATCCAAAGAAATGAAGACTCGCCTCAATCGAGTGCTGACCAACGATCCCGGCACCGGTGTCATGCGCCATGCTGATGCAGGCTATCGTGATGCTATCGTTCAGGCAAAAAAGCACAAGATCAAAATCCCGATGATGAAGTAG
- a CDS encoding glycosyltransferase family 39 protein — protein sequence MAKPFTQSNESSRGGEGAGVFSPSLIRWLLILTVAFFVGYHLIHITEPPNGYHEWREALTASISLSYYQESMSFFEPRVHYRGATPGINGMEFPIVNYAIAILYSLFGPHHWLARVVMLLCTGGALLLLFRLVRRWFGFDIAVCTTFALVMSPLSLFYASKILPDSYVVLPLMLSVWAYWRWHTERSWGHWVVAALFLAIAGAIKPTCLTLYLPFLYLTLTGPGKKWREVGIFTLFILISFLPVVIWVEYARSLAMKYQTNAFYLGQTFAQVWAAIQSGWFIKMNLLQRPWELWVGWTLAIPFVLGLYRAGKSNPGRFLLFWTLGNFIGLLMIAHHSAMHDYDGTLIVLPIAGITGLGLYHLLSLRSNWRWVAVALMLAAPINAVTRLDHRYDDPPFEQIRAEADATISFDELVIAEDWSPIIRLYQLNRFGWAMRPGVTEDWVRQAVEDGADWFVLEKPLSQQRFDLLPYLVDTTPTHIGPLLAFRIKQPN from the coding sequence ATGGCGAAACCGTTTACGCAGTCGAATGAATCTTCCCGGGGAGGGGAAGGGGCCGGTGTGTTTTCACCCAGCCTGATCCGGTGGCTGCTTATCCTCACGGTCGCCTTCTTCGTCGGCTACCACCTGATTCACATTACCGAGCCGCCTAACGGCTACCATGAGTGGCGTGAGGCATTGACCGCCTCTATCAGCCTCAGCTACTACCAGGAGTCGATGTCCTTCTTTGAGCCGCGAGTGCACTATCGGGGTGCCACGCCCGGCATCAATGGCATGGAATTCCCGATCGTCAATTACGCGATCGCCATTCTCTACTCACTCTTCGGACCGCATCACTGGCTGGCCCGGGTCGTGATGCTGCTCTGCACCGGGGGAGCGCTTCTGTTGCTCTTCCGCCTGGTGCGCCGATGGTTCGGCTTTGATATCGCTGTCTGTACCACCTTTGCTCTCGTGATGTCGCCACTATCGCTTTTCTACGCGAGCAAGATCCTTCCTGACTCGTATGTCGTCCTTCCATTGATGCTTTCGGTCTGGGCGTACTGGCGCTGGCACACTGAGCGATCATGGGGGCATTGGGTTGTGGCCGCACTTTTTCTGGCTATTGCCGGGGCGATCAAGCCCACGTGCCTGACTTTGTACCTCCCGTTTCTCTATCTCACCCTTACCGGACCGGGGAAGAAGTGGCGGGAAGTGGGGATATTCACCCTTTTCATTCTGATTTCATTCCTGCCGGTGGTGATCTGGGTCGAATATGCCCGCTCGTTGGCGATGAAATACCAGACCAACGCCTTTTATCTGGGCCAAACGTTCGCTCAGGTTTGGGCCGCAATTCAGTCTGGGTGGTTTATCAAAATGAATCTTCTGCAACGCCCATGGGAGCTTTGGGTCGGCTGGACTCTGGCGATCCCCTTCGTTCTCGGGCTCTATCGTGCCGGTAAAAGCAACCCGGGACGATTCCTGCTCTTCTGGACTCTCGGGAATTTCATCGGCTTGCTGATGATCGCTCACCATTCGGCTATGCATGACTACGATGGCACTCTGATCGTGTTACCGATCGCCGGAATAACCGGACTTGGCCTCTACCATCTACTCTCGTTGAGATCCAATTGGCGCTGGGTTGCGGTGGCTCTGATGCTGGCCGCTCCGATCAACGCGGTCACCCGGCTGGATCATCGCTACGACGACCCTCCCTTCGAGCAGATCAGGGCTGAGGCAGACGCCACCATTTCATTCGATGAACTGGTGATCGCCGAGGACTGGTCGCCGATCATTCGCCTTTACCAGCTCAACCGGTTTGGATGGGCTATGCGGCCGGGGGTGACTGAAGACTGGGTCCGACAGGCGGTCGAAGATGGAGCGGATTGGTTTGTACTTGAGAAGCCATTGTCCCAGCAGCGGTTCGACCTGCTGCCGTATCTTGTTGATACCACCCCGACCCATATCGGCCCGTTATTAGCATTTCGTATCAAACAACCAAATTGA
- a CDS encoding imidazolonepropionase, producing MSSPKATLIISNIGQLLTMDGPVPRIGANMRELGIIRNAAVAIADDTIIYVGERAKMKVPLAPDCIEVDAEGRVVTPGLIDPHTHPVFSTTREDEFEMRLQGKTYMEIAATGGGIRRSVRDLRTTSQQVLFAKAMRRLDRFIEHGVTTIEAKSGYGLSTESELKQLEVIRDLHHEHVIDLVPTFLGAHEFPDEFRDKKEAYVDLVINEMLPAVAQSGLAIFSDIFCEKGVFDLDQSFRIQDAARGFGLKLKFHADELVSFGGAELAASMGAVSADHLVYISDSGIKAMADAKTVAVMLPGTSYSLGHGHYAPARKMIDTGVVVSVSTDCNPGSNYSESLPMIMSFAATQLRMTAAEIFSAVTVNAACAIDMAGEIGMLVPNLPADLVIWDMNDYRELPYHYGVNLVSAVIKRGQVVLQR from the coding sequence ATGTCTTCACCCAAAGCTACTTTGATCATCAGCAATATAGGCCAGCTCCTGACCATGGATGGCCCGGTCCCGCGTATTGGCGCGAACATGCGCGAATTGGGGATCATCCGAAATGCGGCGGTCGCGATCGCCGATGATACCATCATCTATGTCGGCGAACGAGCCAAGATGAAAGTCCCGCTCGCGCCGGACTGTATAGAGGTTGATGCTGAGGGGCGTGTGGTCACTCCCGGCCTGATCGATCCGCACACCCATCCGGTCTTCTCGACCACTCGCGAAGATGAGTTTGAAATGCGGCTCCAGGGGAAAACCTATATGGAGATCGCCGCCACGGGCGGCGGGATCAGACGCTCGGTCAGGGACCTCCGTACTACTTCACAACAGGTACTCTTCGCCAAAGCGATGCGAAGGCTCGATCGGTTTATCGAGCATGGCGTCACCACTATCGAAGCGAAGTCCGGCTATGGACTTTCCACCGAATCCGAACTTAAGCAACTAGAAGTCATTCGCGACCTGCATCACGAACATGTCATCGACCTGGTCCCGACTTTCCTCGGAGCCCATGAATTCCCTGATGAGTTCCGTGACAAAAAGGAAGCGTATGTTGATCTGGTGATCAATGAGATGCTCCCGGCGGTCGCTCAGTCTGGTCTTGCCATTTTCTCAGATATTTTCTGTGAAAAAGGAGTTTTTGATCTCGACCAGTCTTTTCGCATACAGGATGCCGCGCGTGGCTTCGGCCTCAAATTGAAATTCCATGCCGATGAACTGGTGTCGTTCGGTGGCGCCGAACTGGCCGCCTCCATGGGCGCGGTCTCGGCCGACCATCTGGTTTATATCTCCGATTCCGGCATAAAGGCGATGGCCGATGCTAAAACTGTCGCGGTCATGCTTCCGGGAACCAGCTACTCTCTGGGACATGGTCACTATGCTCCGGCCCGCAAAATGATCGATACCGGGGTTGTGGTCTCGGTCTCGACCGACTGCAATCCAGGGTCAAACTATTCTGAATCGCTCCCGATGATCATGTCGTTCGCCGCTACCCAACTCCGCATGACCGCCGCCGAGATCTTCTCGGCTGTGACTGTCAATGCCGCCTGCGCGATCGACATGGCCGGCGAGATCGGCATGCTTGTCCCGAACCTTCCGGCTGACCTGGTGATCTGGGATATGAACGACTATCGCGAACTCCCCTACCATTACGGCGTTAATCTGGTCTCCGCCGTGATCAAGCGCGGCCAGGTGGTGCTTCAGCGATGA